From a region of the Mercurialis annua linkage group LG1-X, ddMerAnnu1.2, whole genome shotgun sequence genome:
- the LOC126662827 gene encoding casein kinase 1-like protein HD16, translating to MDEYDSGGRSGDKFPGGEDEGSTAPLPEKVQVGGSPVYRIDRKLGKGGFGQVYVGRRISPIASGAVEVALKFEHRSSKGCNYGPPYEWQVYNTLGGIHGVPRVHYKGRQGDYYVMVMDMLGPSLWDVWNNNSHTMSIEMVACIAIEAISILEKMHSKGYVHGDVKPENFLLGPPGTFEEKKLFLVDLGLATRWRDSSTGLHVEYDQRPDVFRGTVRYASVHAHLGRTGSRRDDLESLAYTLIFLLRGRLPWQGYQGENKGFLVCKKKMATSPETLCCFCPQPFRQFVEYVVNLKFDEEPNYAKYISLFDGIVGPNPDIRPINTDGAQKLIYQVGHKRGRLIMEEEEEEQPKKKIRMGMPATQWISVYNARRPMKQRYHYNVADLRLSQHIEKGTEDGLFISSVASCSNLWALIMDAGTGFTAQVYELSPYFLHKEWIMEQWEKNYYISAIAGANNGSALVVMSKGTQYLQQSYKVSDSFPYKWINKKWREGFYVTAMATAGSRWAIVMSRGAGFSDQVVELDFLYPSEGIHRRWDSGYRITSTAATWDQAALVLSVPRREPEDVTQETLRTSAFPSTHVKEKWGKNLYIASVCYGRTVS from the exons ATGGATGAGTATGATAGCGGTGGCCGCAGCGGCGACAAATTCCCTGGCGGCGAGGACGAAGGAAGCACCGCTCCGCTTCCTGAGAAA GTTCAAGTCGGAGGTTCTCCGGTATATAGAATAGATAGAAAATTGGGTAAAGGAGGTTTTGGACAAGTATATGTAGGCCGTCGCATTAGTCCGATAGCTTCTGGAGCTGTAGAG GTAGCGCTGAAATTTGAGCACAGAAGTAGCAAGGGATGCAATTATGGACCTCCTTATGAGTGGCAAGTTTACAA TACACTTGGGGGCATTCATGGTGTGCCACGAGTTCATTACAAAGGTCGGCAAGGTGATTATTATGTCATG GTAATGGATATGCTTGGACCTAGTTTATGGGATGTTTGGAATAACAATTCACACAC gATGTCCATTGAAATGGTAGCCTGCATTGCCATTGAAGCAATCTCTATACTTGAGAAGATGCACTCTAAAGg ATATGTGCATGGGGATGTAAAACCTGAGAATTTCTTGCTTGGTCCCCCTGGAACTTTTGAGGAAAAAAAGTTGTTCCTTGTTGATCTTGGATTAG CAACTAGGTGGCGAGATAGTTCAACTGGCCTACATGTGGAATATGATCAACGTCCGGATGTTTTTAG GGGGACGGTGCGTTATGCAAGTGTTCATGCTCATCTTGGTAGAACTGGTAGTCGGAGAGATGACTTGGAATCTCTTGCATACACACTCATATTTCTTCTACGTGGTCGATTGCCTTGGCAAGGATATCAG GGAGAAAATAAAGGGTTTTTAGTTTGTAAGAAGAAGATGGCCACTTCTCCAGAAACTCTGTGTTGCTTTTGTCCTCAACCTTTCCGACAGTTTGTTGAGTATGTGGTAAATTTGAAGTTTGATGAGGAACCCAACTATGCAAAATATATCTCTCTTTTTGATGGGATTGTGGGTCCAAATCCAGACATTAGGCCAATAAACACTGATGGTGCTCAGAAG CTTATATACCAAGTTGGGCATAAGAGGGGGCGATTGATaatggaggaagaagaagaagaacaaccTAAGAAAAAGATACGCATGGGTATGCCTGCTACTCAATGGATAAGTGTTTACAATGCTCGTCGGCCAATGAAGCAGAG ATATCACTACAATGTGGCTGATTTGAGGCTCTCCCAACACATAGAAAAAGGAACTGAAGACGGGTTATTTATCAGCAGCGTGGCTTCTTGTTCAAACTTATGGGCCTTGATTATGGATGCCGGAACTGGTTTCACTGCTCAAGTCTATGAGCTTTCACCTTACTTCCTGCACAAG GAATGGATAATGGAACAGTGGGAGAAGAATTACTACATCAGTGCAATAGCAGGAGCTAACAATGGAAGTGCATTGGTTGTAATGTCGAAAG GAACCCAATATTTACAGCAGTCCTATAAAGTTAGCGATTCATTCCCTTACAAGTGGATTAACAAGAAATGGCGAGAGGGTTTTTATGTCACTGCTATGGCCACTGCTGGAAGTAGATGGGCGATTGTCATGTCACGTGGTGCTGGATTCTCTGACCAG GTTGTGGAGCTTGATTTCCTATATCCTAGTGAAGGAATTCATAGAAGGTGGGATAGTGGCTACCGCATTACTTCAACTGCGGCAACATGGGATCAGGCTGCTTTGGTTCTTAGTGTGCCTCGAAGAGAACCAGAAGATGTAACTCAAGAGACACTTCGAACTTCTGCTTTTCCTAGTACCCATGTTAAG GAGAAATGGGGAAAGAATCTTTACATTGCATCTGTTTGCTATGGTCGAACTGTATCATGA